CTACTTGATCAGAAAAAATAAAAAATTTTAATTTTTTTCCTATCTTCCTATGATCTATTCTATTTTTTAAAAAAAGAGTTTTATCCATCATAACTTAAAATTAAGTTACAAGTTTTTTTATTTTTATGATGATAAAATTAAATATAATGTTGATGCTATTATACATCCAACTATAGGACCAAATATTGGAATTAAAGCGTAATCCCAATTACTTTCTCCTTTATCCGGAATAGGAATGATGGAATAAATAATTCTTGGACCTAGATCACGAGCAGGATTAAGAGAAGCTCCTGTAGATCCACCTAAGGATAAAACAATTCCTAATACTACTAAAGCGGAAGAAAGTGAACTTAAGGAACCTAAACCTATAGGATATTTTTTTTGTTCTAAAAAAATAGTTCCTTCTGTAGAAAGATATAAAGAAACGAATATAAAAATAAAAGTAGATAATACTTCACTTAAAAAGTTTGAGGATAAATTTTTTATAGAGGGGATAGTCACAAAAACAGATAATTTTTTTTTTTGTTCTTGAGTTTCATAAAAATGATCCT
The sequence above is drawn from the Blattabacterium cuenoti genome and encodes:
- a CDS encoding MIP/aquaporin family protein, which encodes MTKISAEIIGTMILVFLGNGVVANIILSKTKGHSNNKNGEWITITVGWALAVFMGVIVSAPYSGGHLNPCVTISFAIIGKFSWKLVPFYVFSQLIGAMLGSLFVWFLYKDHFYETQEQKKKLSVFVTIPSIKNLSSNFLSEVLSTFIFIFVSLYLSTEGTIFLEQKKYPIGLGSLSSLSSALVVLGIVLSLGGSTGASLNPARDLGPRIIYSIIPIPDKGESNWDYALIPIFGPIVGCIIASTLYLILSS